In the Leptolyngbya sp. FACHB-261 genome, one interval contains:
- a CDS encoding chlorophyll a/b-binding protein translates to MESNTKAAEANGPKFGFTPSAESLNGRLAMIGFAAAVIIELVSNQGILHFWGLL, encoded by the coding sequence ATGGAATCTAACACCAAGGCTGCTGAAGCCAACGGCCCCAAGTTTGGCTTCACGCCCAGCGCTGAAAGCCTGAATGGTCGTTTGGCAATGATCGGTTTTGCCGCTGCTGTAATCATTGAGTTGGTTAGCAACCAGGGCATTCTGCACTTCTGGGGTCTGCTATAA
- the tyrS gene encoding tyrosine--tRNA ligase: MSVTDPHSLTLLRRGIVEVFPNSPEDNLWKRLESAELPLRIKLGIDPTGTDIHLGHSLVFRKLRAFQDAGHTAVLIIGDFTARIGDPTGKSEVRRQLSEEQVQTNAQTYLEQLRPVLDFDTPGRLEIRYNSEWLAKLDLQEIIKLLATMTVSQMLAKEGFAERMQVNNPVYLHEFLYPLMQGYDSVAVKADVELGGTDQKFNLLVGRDLQQHFGLSPQFCLTMPLLIGLDGHQKMSKSLGNYVGLSEDPLSMYSKLEKVPDTQIFNYFELLTNLPLDQLPSDPRERQKLLALEVVSQYYSAELAKQAQDSARALVSEGNAAAAASVPEFSLANIQFPAPVFYLLSASGLCASSSEARRQIQSGAVKLDGQKIDQVDLSFESPEQLTGKVLQVGKKRFARLVP, encoded by the coding sequence GTGAGCGTAACTGACCCCCATTCTCTGACCTTGCTACGCCGAGGCATTGTCGAAGTCTTTCCGAATAGTCCTGAGGACAATCTCTGGAAGCGTCTAGAATCAGCCGAACTGCCTCTGCGCATCAAACTTGGCATTGATCCGACGGGCACCGATATTCACTTGGGCCACAGCCTTGTTTTCCGCAAGCTGCGTGCTTTTCAAGATGCTGGGCACACTGCTGTGCTGATTATTGGTGACTTCACAGCTCGCATTGGCGACCCTACTGGCAAATCTGAAGTGCGTCGCCAATTAAGCGAAGAGCAGGTTCAAACCAACGCTCAGACCTATCTTGAACAGTTGCGTCCAGTTCTAGACTTTGACACACCTGGACGTCTGGAGATTCGCTACAACTCCGAATGGCTTGCCAAGCTAGACTTGCAAGAAATTATTAAGCTGCTGGCAACCATGACCGTTAGCCAAATGCTAGCTAAGGAAGGCTTTGCTGAGCGAATGCAGGTGAACAATCCTGTTTATCTGCACGAATTTCTCTATCCCCTGATGCAGGGCTATGACTCTGTAGCCGTAAAAGCTGATGTCGAACTAGGCGGCACCGACCAGAAATTCAATCTGCTGGTGGGACGGGATCTACAACAACACTTCGGTCTGTCACCGCAGTTTTGTTTGACTATGCCACTGTTGATTGGTTTGGATGGGCACCAAAAAATGTCCAAGTCTTTGGGCAACTATGTCGGTCTATCCGAAGACCCCCTGAGTATGTACTCCAAGCTGGAGAAAGTGCCTGATACTCAGATCTTTAACTACTTTGAATTGCTCACGAACCTGCCTTTAGACCAACTCCCCTCTGATCCCCGCGAACGGCAAAAGCTTTTAGCCCTTGAGGTCGTCAGTCAGTATTACTCAGCGGAACTAGCTAAACAGGCTCAAGATAGCGCCCGCGCCTTGGTGAGTGAAGGCAACGCAGCAGCAGCAGCTAGTGTACCGGAATTCTCCTTAGCCAATATTCAGTTTCCCGCGCCGGTGTTCTATCTACTGAGCGCTAGTGGTCTATGTGCTAGCTCCTCTGAGGCGCGACGCCAGATTCAAAGTGGGGCTGTCAAGCTTGACGGCCAGAAAATTGACCAGGTTGATCTCAGCTTTGAGAGCCCTGAACAGTTAACCGGCAAGGTGCTTCAGGTTGGCAAAAAGCGCTTCGCTCGTCTAGTTCCCTAG
- a CDS encoding SpoIID/LytB domain-containing protein, which translates to MKRMLRRCSLGLALIFLVGLQTKVATAAALVRVLVHEEASNSMAVSVSLPATLQTQGQPLQRLEPGQWYSLPTSVVSRIQPAAGGLVRVGNTWYPGMIEVRPRRGEGIAINILPVEEYLRGVVPNEMPASWHMDALQAQAVAARTYALRTQSSRKWGSNPFDLVDDTRDQVYRGFYYFDSRNNRNVPKFHRRTDEAIAATRGIVMGNAAGYYRARITNSWIPYNGGYMPNPDGEHLDQEMTQAMAERGWNWQQIIAWWYNNPQLQRLQQL; encoded by the coding sequence ATGAAACGGATGCTACGCAGGTGCAGTCTAGGACTAGCCCTGATCTTCCTCGTGGGCTTGCAGACCAAAGTGGCAACAGCCGCTGCCTTAGTGCGTGTTCTGGTTCACGAGGAAGCCAGCAACTCTATGGCGGTATCAGTCTCTCTGCCCGCAACGCTCCAGACTCAGGGGCAACCGTTGCAACGGTTAGAGCCGGGGCAATGGTACTCTCTACCCACGAGTGTGGTCAGCCGCATCCAGCCAGCTGCAGGCGGCTTGGTTCGAGTTGGCAACACCTGGTACCCAGGCATGATTGAGGTGCGCCCTCGCCGTGGTGAGGGGATAGCAATTAACATTTTGCCGGTTGAAGAGTATCTGCGTGGCGTTGTGCCCAATGAGATGCCCGCCAGCTGGCATATGGACGCACTCCAAGCTCAAGCTGTAGCTGCCCGCACCTACGCTCTGCGCACCCAATCTAGCCGTAAATGGGGCAGTAACCCGTTTGACTTAGTTGATGACACCCGCGATCAGGTTTATCGCGGTTTTTACTATTTCGACTCCCGAAACAACCGCAACGTGCCCAAGTTCCATCGCCGCACTGATGAGGCCATTGCCGCAACCCGTGGCATCGTCATGGGCAATGCCGCGGGCTACTATCGCGCCCGCATTACCAATAGCTGGATCCCCTACAACGGCGGCTACATGCCCAATCCCGATGGCGAACACCTGGACCAGGAAATGACTCAGGCGATGGCTGAACGGGGCTGGAATTGGCAGCAAATCATTGCCTGGTGGTACAACAACCCCCAACTGCAACGTTTGCAGCAGCTTTAA